From Tautonia plasticadhaerens, the proteins below share one genomic window:
- a CDS encoding PIN domain-containing protein: MDRVFLDANVLFAAAWRPDAALRRLWGLEEIELLSSGYAADEARRNLEEPAQRGRLTRLLRRVRLVEAEHFTLPRGVRLPEKDVPVLLAAIDGGATHLLTGDREHFGAYYGQRVAGVLILPPAEYPPLGPSPGTETSPAGA, translated from the coding sequence GTGGACCGCGTGTTCCTCGACGCCAACGTGCTCTTCGCCGCCGCCTGGCGCCCCGACGCCGCCCTGAGGAGGCTCTGGGGACTCGAGGAAATCGAGCTGCTATCGTCGGGCTACGCCGCCGATGAGGCCCGGCGGAATTTGGAGGAGCCGGCGCAGCGTGGTCGGCTGACGCGGCTGCTGCGGCGGGTCCGGCTGGTCGAGGCCGAGCACTTCACGCTGCCGCGTGGGGTCCGGCTGCCGGAGAAGGACGTGCCGGTGCTGCTAGCGGCGATCGACGGCGGGGCGACGCACCTGCTGACTGGCGATCGGGAGCACTTCGGGGCCTACTACGGCCAGCGGGTGGCGGGTGTCTTGATCCTCCCCCCTGCGGAGTATCCGCCCCTGGGCCCGTCTCCTGGGACGGAGACCTCTCCGGCGGGAGCTTGA
- a CDS encoding IS110 family transposase — protein MPGPEAESDRLDRRKLAVFARKGPLQPVRVPEEREGADRRVLRLREQLARKLRAAQQQVQAFLLQHGIAEPAGLTRWTAASVDAPRRLELTPEPRLRPDVMLDERQHDRERVARAPRRLPRVAAAARAPIANRSARRRGRRPSRRPGGGSPAMRRRRRDTAGWSPRPATARRPSRDGPASGDPAVAAEPQR, from the coding sequence ATGCCGGGCCCCGAGGCCGAGAGCGACCGGCTCGACCGCCGCAAGCTGGCCGTCTTCGCCCGGAAGGGGCCGCTCCAACCCGTGCGCGTCCCCGAGGAGCGGGAGGGAGCCGACCGCCGGGTCCTGCGGCTGCGTGAGCAGCTGGCCCGCAAGCTCCGCGCGGCCCAGCAACAGGTCCAGGCGTTCCTCCTCCAGCATGGCATCGCCGAGCCGGCGGGGCTGACCCGCTGGACGGCCGCGTCGGTCGACGCCCCTCGCCGGCTGGAGCTGACCCCCGAGCCGCGGCTCCGCCCGGACGTGATGCTCGACGAGCGGCAGCATGATCGGGAGCGGGTGGCCCGCGCCCCCCGACGCCTGCCGAGAGTCGCCGCCGCGGCGCGGGCGCCGATCGCGAACAGGTCTGCGCGACGCCGCGGACGGCGCCCGTCGAGGCGGCCCGGAGGTGGGTCGCCGGCGATGAGGCGGCGAAGGCGCGATACCGCCGGCTGGTCGCCACGACCGGCAACGGCAAGAAGGCCATCGCGGGATGGCCCGGCGTCTGGCGATCCTGCTGTGGCGGCTGAGCCTCAGCGGTGA
- a CDS encoding AbrB/MazE/SpoVT family DNA-binding domain-containing protein, with protein MAPEPSRVGKRGAVVIPAALRRRYGIEEGSLVVAEAREGGILIRPAVVLPVEVYTPERKAQFLLSNAVDADDYAAARRAVQAMGLDPDAVPHYKPDGA; from the coding sequence ATGGCCCCCGAGCCCAGCCGCGTGGGCAAGCGGGGCGCCGTGGTCATCCCCGCGGCGCTTCGCCGCCGCTACGGCATCGAGGAGGGCTCGCTCGTCGTCGCCGAGGCCCGCGAGGGCGGCATCCTCATCCGCCCGGCGGTGGTCCTCCCCGTCGAGGTCTACACCCCCGAGCGCAAGGCCCAGTTCCTCCTCTCCAACGCCGTCGACGCGGACGACTACGCCGCGGCGCGCCGGGCCGTGCAGGCGATGGGCCTGGACCCCGACGCGGTCCCCCACTACAAGCCCGACGGCGCCTGA
- a CDS encoding IS5 family transposase (programmed frameshift), giving the protein MASAHMPDEFFDLVAHHLPPEPAIGPYGGRPPIGHRVALRVIWFVLATGNRWEDVPQELGCSGRTAHRRLRAWEEAGIWDRLHADLLRLLRKAGKLETDTVVVDGVTVRAFGGGEATGPSPVDRSRKGTKHTVMVSRTGVPLAIRTAGANESDHRQIIPLVLDFPSVAGKPGRPKQLPDDLYADRGYDSEGTRALLRWMGIEPHIAKRRTPHGSGLGKVRWVVERTIGWIKGLRRMRVRYDRLGVIQDAWTTLAACVICFRILHQDVM; this is encoded by the exons ATGGCGAGCGCCCACATGCCGGACGAGTTCTTCGATCTGGTTGCCCACCACCTGCCGCCGGAACCGGCCATCGGCCCCTACGGCGGGCGT CCGCCGATCGGGCACCGGGTCGCCCTGCGTGTCATCTGGTTCGTCCTGGCCACCGGCAATCGCTGGGAGGATGTCCCGCAGGAACTCGGCTGCTCAGGTCGCACCGCCCATCGCCGGCTGCGGGCCTGGGAGGAGGCCGGCATCTGGGACCGCCTCCATGCCGACCTGCTGAGGCTGCTCCGCAAGGCTGGCAAGCTGGAGACCGACACGGTGGTCGTCGACGGCGTGACGGTGCGGGCCTTCGGCGGCGGCGAGGCGACCGGCCCGAGCCCCGTCGACCGCAGCAGGAAGGGCACGAAGCACACGGTGATGGTCAGTCGCACCGGAGTGCCGCTGGCGATCCGCACCGCCGGGGCCAACGAGAGCGACCACCGCCAGATCATCCCGCTGGTGCTCGACTTCCCGAGCGTCGCCGGCAAACCGGGCAGGCCGAAGCAGTTGCCGGATGACCTGTATGCCGACCGGGGCTACGACAGCGAGGGGACGAGGGCGTTACTGCGTTGGATGGGCATCGAGCCGCACATCGCCAAGCGTCGGACACCGCACGGCAGCGGGCTGGGCAAGGTCCGCTGGGTGGTGGAGCGGACGATCGGCTGGATCAAGGGCCTGCGGCGGATGCGGGTGCGGTACGACCGGCTGGGGGTGATCCAGGACGCCTGGACGACCCTGGCGGCCTGTGTCATCTGCTTCCGTATCCTCCACCAGGATGTGATGTGA